In a genomic window of Balaenoptera ricei isolate mBalRic1 chromosome 3, mBalRic1.hap2, whole genome shotgun sequence:
- the NKX2-5 gene encoding homeobox protein Nkx-2.5 encodes MFPSPALTPTPFSVKDILNLEQQQRSLAAGELSARLEATLAPASCMLAAFKPEAYAGPEAAAPGLPELRAELGPAPSPAKCLPAFSAAPAFYPRAYGDPDPAKDPRADKKELCALQKAVELEKPEADSAERPRARRRRKPRVLFSQAQVYELERRFKQQRYLSAPERDQLASVLKLTSTQVKIWFQNRRYKCKRQRQDQTLELVGLPPPPPPPARRIAVPVLVRDGKPCLGDSAPYAPAYGVGLNAYGYNAYPAYPGYGGAACSPGYSCTAAYPAGPPPAQSATAAANNNFVNFGVGDLNAVQSPGIPQGNSGVSTLHGIRAW; translated from the exons ATGTTCCCCAGCCCCGCGCTCACGCCCACGCCGTTCTCGGTCAAAGACATCCTGAATCTGGAACAGCAGCAGCGCAGCCTGGCCGCCGGCGAGCTCTCCGCGCGCCTGGAGGCCACCCTGGCGCCCGCCTCCTGCATGCTGGCCGCCTTCAAGCCCGAGGCCTACGCGGGGCCGGAGGCCGCAGCGCCCGGCCTCCCCGAGCTGCGCGCCGAGCTGGGCCCCGCGCCCTCGCCCGCCAAGTGCTTGCCTGCCTTCTCAGCCGCCCCCGCCTTCTATCCGCGTGCCTATGGCGACCCTGACCCTGCCAAGGACCCTCGAGCCGATAAGAAAG AGCTGTGCGCGCTGCAGAAGGCGGTGGAGCTGGAGAAGCCTGAGGCGGACAGCGCCGAGCGACCCCGGGCGCGACGGCGGAGGAAGCCGCGCGTGCTCTTCTCGCAGGCGCAGGTCTACGAGCTGGAGCGGCGCTTCAAGCAGCAGAGGTACCTGTCGGCTCCGGAGCGCGACCAGCTGGCCAGCGTGCTGAAGCTGACGTCTACGCAGGTCAAGATCTGGTTCCAGAACCGGCGCTACAAGTGCAAGCGGCAACGGCAGGACCAGACTCTGGAGCTGGTGGGGCTGcccccgccaccgccgccgccagcGCGCAGGATCGCGGTGCCAGTGTTGGTGCGCGATGGCAAGCCTTGCCTCGGGGACTCGGCGCCCTACGCGCCAGCCTACGGCGTGGGCCTCAACGCCTACGGCTATAACGCCTACCCCGCCTACCCGGGTTACGGTGGCGCGGCCTGCAGCCCTGGCTACAGCTGCACCGCTGCTTACCCCGCCGGGCCGCCCCCGGCGCAGTCGGCTACGGCGGCCGCCAACAACAACTTCGTGAACTTCGGCGTCGGGGACTTGAACGCCGTGCAGAGCCCCGGGATTCCGCAGGGCAACTCAGGAGTGTCCACGCTGCACGGTATCCGAGCCTGGTAG